The Psilocybe cubensis strain MGC-MH-2018 chromosome 7, whole genome shotgun sequence genome has a window encoding:
- a CDS encoding ATP-dependent RNA helicase ded1: MTNGLANGNSGLESQFEALGLGRSAYVPPHLRNVQRAASSPALADENSWAGRNATPPPQAARGGFESRGAFSGRGGFSGSPRGGMNGWAGSQGAPASNWSSPASRTDSPVQRESFGYGIWKDGKHIVGGRNMRMEKELYGDATDPSKQHTGINFEKYDDIPVEATGAGVPEPVLSFTNPPLDPVLLENIGFAMYTTPTPVQKYSIPIVAGGRDLMACAQTGSGKTGGFLFPILSASFAQGPRAPPEQAAGAGYGRSRKAYPTALILAPTRELVSQIHEEARKFAYRSWVRPAVVYGGADINQQLRAIERGCDLLSATPGRLVDLIERGRISLANIKYLVLDEADRMLDMGFEPQIRRIVQGEDMPGTADRQTLMFSATFPRDIQMLAKDFLKDYVFLSVGRVGSTSENITQKIEYVEDNDKRSVLLDILASQSKDDMGLTLVFVETKRMADMLSDFLMGNNLPATSIHGDRTQREREMALQTFRTGRTPIMVATAVAARGLDIPNVTHVVNYDLPSDIDDYVHRIGRTGRAGNTGISTAFFNRGNKNIVKDLVELLREANQDIPNWLETVAHEASFGGGGYRGRGGRGGRGGARGSGGRDYRTGGGGYGSGAPYGGGGGFNPRSASVGSYGGGGYGGGGYGGSSGGQNGWW, encoded by the exons ATGACAAATGGTCTTGCAAACGGAAACTCAGGTTTAGAATCTCAATTTG AGGCTCTAGGTCTTGGTAGATCTGCATATGTTCCTCCACATCTCAGAAATGTGCAGCGGGCTGCTTCTTCTCCTGCTCTCGCTGACGA AAACAGCTGGGCTGGTCGCAATGCAACACCTCCCCCTCAGGCCGCCCGTGGCGGTTTCGAGTCCAGAGGTGCCTTTTCTGGCAGAGGTGGATTCAGTGGCTCCCCTCGCGGAGGCATGAATGGCTGGGCTGGCTCCCAAGGTGCCCCCGCTTCCAACTGGTCCTCTCCTGCTTCCCGCACCGACTCTCCTGTCCAGCGCGAAAGCTTCGGCTATGGTATCTGGAAGGATGGCAAACATATCGTCGGCGGCCGCAACATGCGCATGGAGAAGGAGTTGTACGGTGATGCAACCGACCCCTCTAAGCAACATACTGGCATCAACTTTGAAAAATACGACGATATTCCCGTCGAGGCTACCGGTGCTGGCGTGCCCGAGCCTGTCCTTTCTTTCACCAACCCTCCTTTGGACCCCGTTCTTTTGGAGAATATTGGCTTTGCCATGTACACCACCCCTACCCCCGTTCAAAAGTATTCTATTCCCATCGTTGCAGGAGGAAGGGATCTGATGGCTTGTGCTCAA ACCGGTTCCGGAAAGACTGGCGGTTTCCTCTTCCCTATCTTGTCCGCTTCCTTCGCTCAAGGGCCTCGTGCGCCACCAGAGCAGGCCGCAGGAGCTGGATATGGACGCTCTCGCAAAGCTTATCCTACAGCTCTTATCTTGGCACCCACTCGCGAACTTGTCTCTCAAATCCACGAGGAGGCCCGCAAATTTGCTTATCGCTCCTGGGTCCGACCTGCTGTTGTTTATGGTGGTGCTGATATCAATCAACAACTTCGCGCCATCGAACGCGGATGTGATCTTCTTAGCGCCACACCAGGACGCCTCGTTGATTTGATCGAACGTGGTCGCATCAGTCTTGCCAATATCAAGTACCTCGTTCTTGATGAGGCTGACCGCATGTTGGACATGGGTTTCGAGCCCCAGATTCGCCGCATCGTGCAAGGAGAGGACATGCCAGGGACTGCCGATCGTCAGACTCTCATGTTCAGCGCCACCTTCCCACGCGACATCCAAATGCTAGCAAAGGACTTTTTGAAGGATTACGTTTTCCTCAGTGTAGGACGCGTAGGCAGCACATCGGAGAATATCACCCAGAAGATCGAGTACGTAGAGGACAACGATAAACGCAGCGTACTTTTGGACATTCTTGCTTCTCAATCCAAGGATGATATGGGTCTTACCCTTGTCTTTGTTGAGACAAAACGCATGGCTGATATGCTGAGCGACTTCCTTATGGGCAACAACCTTCCAGCGACCTCTATCCACGGAGACCGCACCCAACGTGAGCGTGAGATGGCTCTGCAGACCTTCCGCACAGGCCGAACCCCCATCATGGTTGCTACTGCTGTAGCTGCCCGTGGACTCGATATTCCCAACGTCACTCACGTTGTCAACTACGATCTTCCTTCAGACATCGACGACTATGTCCATCGTATCGGTCGTACTGGTCGTGCCGGTAACACTGGTATCAGCACGGCATTCTTCAACCGTGGCAACAAGAATATTGTCAAGGATTTGGTGGAGCTCCTCAGGGAGGCCAACCAGGACATTCCCAACTGGTTGGAGACAGTCGCGCATGAAGCCAGCTTTGGTGGCGGCGGCTACCGTGGCCGTGGTGGACGTGGCGGACGTGGCGGCGCTAGAGGCAGTGGCGGAAGGGATTATAGGACAGGCGGCGGAGGATATGGCAGCGGAGCTCCTTATGGGGGAGGCGGAGGCTTCAACCCTCGCTCGGCTTCTGTCGGTTCATACGGTGGCGGTGGCTATGGCGGTGGAGGATACGGTGGATCTTCCGGAGGTCAGAATGGCTGGTGGTAA
- a CDS encoding Short chain dehydrogenase sol3, translated as MGQLTPFGFFKDQWTTVPPVVKVDLTGKTAIVTGANSGIGLETAKHLARMNPGRLIITCRSKEKGEEAAKQIMQATGYTAIEAWILDLVDFSSVKAFAERYDQEGGRLDIVIQNAAVAYPGEEQYTEDGWELSTKVNNLSTSLLTLLLLPRMLDTAQRYNTTPRIVIAASETHFWVELDKDVINSPNFFRTYAHKEISTPCAFVANERYRGTKLLNILFARALNDRLHRKPIIVNAPNPGFCASGILRNYNTLPLRIRTWFMELLLARTPEQGSRQFVWAAIGGEEKKDELRGTYISLAQVSEPSDYILSEEGKFAQDKIWADLIAELTRIDTRIQNIAQDCLTIPAPVV; from the exons ATGGGACAGCTCACACCTTTCGGGTTTTTCAAGGATCAGTGGACCACAGTTCCCCCAGTCGTGAAGGTCGATTTGACAGGGAAGACAGCCATTGTTACCGGTGCCAACTCCGGAATAGGCCTCGAGACAGCGAAGCATCTCGCGCGTATGAACCCAGGGAGACTCATTATAACTTGCAGAAGTAAAgaaaagggagaagaagcaGCGAAAC AAATTATGCAAGCGACGGGTTATACGGCCATTGAAGCGTGGATTCTTGACTTGGTCGATTTTTCTTCTGTGAAAGCATTTGCAGAGCGCTACGATCAGGAAGGTGGCCGCTTGGATATTGTCATACAAAATGCCGCAGTTGCATACCCTGGGGAAGAGCAATACACGGAGGATGGATGGGAATTATC CACGAAAGTCAACAACTTATCAACTTCTCTGTTGACCCTTTTGCTACTTCCTCGAATGCTTGACACGGCACAGAGATATAACACCACACCGAGAATAGTGATTGCTGCCAGCGAAACACACTTCTGGGTCGAACTTGACAAGGACGTTATCAACTCGCCCAACTTTTTCAGAACCTACGCACATAAAGAAATTTCTACTCCGTGCGCATTTGT CGCCAACGAGCGATATCGCGGTACAAAGC TCCTAAACATCTTGTTTGCTAGGGCCCTCAACGACAGACTCCATCGCAAACCTATCATCGTAAATGCACCTAATCCCGGCTTTTGCGCCTCGGGTATTTTACGAAATTATAACACTTTGCCTCTGCGCATAAGGACCTGGTTTATGGAGCTTCTTCTCGCACGAACCCCCGAACAGGGCAGCCGTCAGTTCGTCTGGGCAGCAATTGgtggagaagagaaaaaggacgaacttcGCGGAACTTATATATCTCTAGCTCAGGTGTCTGAACCCAGCGATTATATTCTCAGCGAAGAAGGAAAATTTGCTCAAGACAAGATTTGG GCGGATCTTATTGCTGAATTGACGAGGATCGACACAAGAATTCAGAATATTGCGCAGGATTGCCTTACAATTCCAGCACCTGTCGTTTAA
- a CDS encoding Short chain dehydrogenase sol3 has protein sequence MQLTIGQFISQQRSPVAPVIVRDLRGKTIIVTGANIGIGLETAKHFARMKPARLILACRSKERGDAAVEQIKKETGCENVELWILNLGEFASVKAFAERFEKEGGGRLDILVENAAILPSAKFETTPDGWETSFQVNYLATSLLALLLLPTMVQTAKEYDVTPRIVVVSSEVHYWAKIDPAILEAPNPLKAYGGLDNFTSKTQGNRYAETKLLNILFTRALNDRLNLDSTNDEASKEVLPDLTTDEPPASIIVNAVNPGYCYSNLRSTYTGPRAWFDWFMERVLARTAEEGSRQVVWAALGCDESENAAGGGSARQRTREREAKMKGAYISNASISEPSDYVIGEEGRKAQDLLWDNLLEELTKVDPEVEKIAKEYLTPPPKKQLDPLPESVFQGI, from the exons ATGCAGCTCACTATCGGGCAGTTCATTAGCCAGCAGCGGAGTCCCGTAGCGCCAGTAATCGTGAGGGATCTCAGGGGGAAGACAATCATCGTCACTGGGGCAAATATTGGCATCGGATTAGAGACAGCGAAACACTTTGCGCGGATGAAGCCCGCACGGCTTATCCTCGCGTGCAGGAGCAAAGAGCGGGGCGATGCCGCCGTTGAGC AGATTAAGAAGGAGACGGGGTGCGAGAACGTAGAGCTGTGGATTCTCAATCTGGGCGAATTCGCATCTGTCAAGGCGTTTGCTGAGCGCTTTGAAAAGGAGGGCGGGGGACGGCTCGACATTCTTGTCGAGAACGCTGCGATCCTCCCCTCTGCCAAGTTTGAAACCACACCAGACGGCTGGGAAACTAG TTTCCAAGTCAACTACCTCGCGACGTCGCTCCTTgcgctcctgctcctcccaACTATGGTGCAGACGGCCAAAGAGTATGACGTCACGCCACGGATTGTGGTGGTTTCTAGTGAAGTCCACTATTGGGCCAAAATCGACCCGGCCATCCTGGAGGCGCCTAACCCGTTGAAGGCATACGGAGGATTGGATAATTTTACATCAAA AACTCAGGGGAACAGATACGCCGAGACGAAAC TTTTGAACATCCTTTTCACACGCGCGCTCAATGACCGCCTCAACCTCGACTCCACAAACGACGAAGCCAGCAAAGAAGTCCTTCCGGACCTCACCACTGACGAGCCACCCGCAAGCATCATCGTCAACGCCGTAAACCCAGGCTACTGCTACTCGAACCTGCGCTCCACCTACACCGGGCCGCGCGCGTGGTTCGACTGGTTCATGGAGAGGGTGCTCGCGCGCACGGCGGAGGAGGGCAGCCGTCAAGTCGTGTGGGCAGCGCTGGGATGCGATGAGAGCGAGAATGCTGCAGGAGGCGGTAGTGCGCGCCAGCGCACGAGGGAGAGAGAGGCGAAGATGAAGGGAGCGTATATCTCAAATGCGTCCATTTCCGAGCCCAGCGATTATGTGATTGGGGAGGAGGGGCGAAAGGCGCAGGATTTGCTCTGG GATAATCTTCTGGAGGAGTTGACCAAGGTCGATCCCGAGGTCGAGAAGATTGCGAAAGAGTACTTGACACCTCCGCCAAAGAAGCAGTTGGATCCATTGCCAGAGTCTGTGTTTCAAGGTATCTGA
- a CDS encoding Translocation protein sec72, giving the protein MSHSHTHAPGEEHSHSHGPQQPQPQPQMPQPDPAMQALIDQDYIPSPLTLSADNANALCSAHKLEKCDDCNVDFINVNRLSRLLVANPNLLCPPPSNIVSQKLTQMVVSTKDEGNVLFKAGNALQAVAKYTTAASLAVQRPPWEDNRFMREELSTAISNRSAAYFDLHDYISALADAETVISIRRNWSKGHFRKAKALLGLGRYREAADAVRLGLDFEPTSNELLSFLADIERVEKRMDEKKLEARQAKTEPLPTLLKRSALKDASKNRMAWTIGEVRVDDSEAIRERFRSGFKTDSDAEICFRSAIHSDPPISKLRFTFDSVGDSR; this is encoded by the exons ATGTCCCACTCGCATACCCATGCCCCCGGCGAGGAGCACTCCCACTCACATGGCCCCCAGCagccccagccccagcccCAGATGCCCCAGCCAGACCCCGCCATGCAAGCCCTCATCGACCAGGACTATATTCCTTCCCCACTCACCCTCTCCGCAGACAACGCCAACGCTCTTTGCAGTGCCCACAAGCTCGAAAAGTGTGATGACTGCAATGTCGACTTTATCAATGTGAACCGTCTTTCGCGGCTGCTCGTCGCCAACCCCAACCTGCTCTGCCCGCCACCCAGCAATATCGTCTCGCAGAAGCTCACACAGATGGTCGTGTCGACCAAGGATGAGGGAAAT GTTCTGTTCAAAGCTGGCAACGCCCTCCAGGCAGTCGCTAAATATACCACCGCCGCGTCGCTTGCCGTCCAGCGTCCGCCTTGGGAGGACAACCGATTTATGCGGGAAGAACTCTCCACCGCCATCTCTAATCGCTCGGCGGCTTACTTTGATCTCCACGACTACATCTCCGCTCTCGCCGACGCAGAGACTGTTATTTCTATCCGACGCAATTGGAGCAAGGGTCATTTCCGAAAAGCAAAAGCTCTGCTGGGCCTTGGTCGCTACCGCGAAGCTGCCGATGCGGTCCGTCTAGGATTAGATTTTGAGCCAACAAGCAAT GAACTACTCTCTTTTCTGGCCGACATTGAGCGCGTCGAAAAGAGAATGGATGAAAAGAAGTTAGAGGCCAGACAAGCAAAAACCGAGCCT CTACCAACGCTGCTGAAACGAAGCGCCCTCAAAGAtgcgtctaaaaatagaatggCTTGGACAATaggggaggtcagagtggacGATTCGGAGGCGATTCGCGAACGATTCAGGTCAGGATTCAAGACCGATTCTGACGCAGAAATTTGCTTCCGAAGCGCGATTCACTCTGACCCCCCCATTTCAAAACTTCGATTCACCTTCGATTCAGTAGGCGATTCACGGTAG